In one Dermatophagoides farinae isolate YC_2012a chromosome 4, ASM2471394v1, whole genome shotgun sequence genomic region, the following are encoded:
- the LOC124490024 gene encoding tetraspanin-33 gives MTRSQTAVSSSLSHHGRQSSSNANSRHHRSTSNNNNNRRHQHSHMNTLRLAQLLQFQYDENFTFISPYIKYFLFFFNLIVWLFGCLLVGLGAWSFLEEYSDNTAIHIRTVIDLLLNISLFIIVFGSIVFIMSFTGCIGALRENLFLLRLYSLILLLMFIAETVLSAIAILFPNSFLNLVKEAFSNEPIIKYRDDSNLQNIIDLVQTEFQCCGVSDKGYKDWSKNIYFECLDTNPSRERCAVPYSCCRNSRNLDSGLINNECGFNMQNISSVVEVNKDIYTRGCIEAITEKIAPHISVLAYVCIVIAIIQLFLMFLARSLQGQISAQLSRWNGR, from the exons ATGACTCGAAGTCAGACGGCggtctcatcatcattatcgcaTCATGGAAGACAATCATCTTCAAATGCGAATAGTAGACATCATCGGTCCACCagtaataacaataataatcgtcgtcatcaacattcaCATATGAATACATTACGTTTGGCACAACTGTTGCAATTccaatatgatgaaaattttacattcatCTCTCCATATATCAAATAtttccttttctttttcaaccTTATAGTCTGG TTATTCGGCTGTCTATTGGTTGGCCTAGGTGCCTGGTCATTTCTTGAGGAATATAGCGACAATACGGCCATTCATATTCGGACCGTGATCGATCTTCTGCTCAACATATCATTGTTTATCATTGTGTTTGGCAGTATCGTCTTTATCATGAGCTTTACTGGATGCATTGGAGCATTACGAGAGAATCTTTTCTTGCTTCGATTG TATTCACTCATATTGTTGCTTATGTTCATCGCTGAAACAGTTTTGTCGGCAATTGCAATTCTTTTTCCGAATTCATTCCTCAATCTGGTGAAAGAAGCATTTTCCAACGaaccaatcatcaaatatcgggatgattcaaatttacAGAATATTATCGATCTTGTACAAACGGAATTCCAATGCTGTGGTGTATCGGACAAAGGCTACAAAGATTGGtcgaaaaacatttatttcgAATGTTTGGACACTAATCCAAGTCGGGAACGATGTGCCGTACCCTATTCCTGTTGCAGAAATTCTCGTAACTTGGAC TCTGGTTTAATAAACAACGAATGTGGTTTCAACATGCAAAACATAAGCTCAGTAGTCGAGGTGAACAAAGACATTTACACTCGTGGTTGTATCGAAGCTATTACCGAAAAAATCGCACCACACATCAGCGTCTTGGCCTATGTCTGCATAGTCATTGCAATCATTCAG TTATTCTTGATGTTTCTAGCTCGTTCATTACAAGGCCAAATATCGGCTCAATTATCCCGTTGGAATGGAAGATGA